The Streptococcus oralis Uo5 genome includes a window with the following:
- a CDS encoding FecCD family ABC transporter permease, giving the protein MLSKFSGSRQNVKFVLLLGVLLGILGISLFLAVSMGSVAIDLGDTYRIILSRLGFPLEIGEVSKSTLAIVWNMRFPRVLLGLIVGAGLSMCGSVMQSTVNNPIAEPYVLGISAGATLGATLSIILGLKLVISLGAFLGAILATIAVLIIASMQGRMTTSSLILSGTVVNALFLAFSNFIISVGANADSVMTIKFWTMGSLAGTTWSDIVLPTIVVGMAFLFFATQYRVFNAMMMGDEAALTLGIPLRFYWYLYVTVVAVLTAVLVATCGIIGFVGLITPHLARGLVGTNYRRLFPVATLLGALFVIWADVLSRIIIPNAELPIGIFTALVGAPFFIYIVGGRRREVRV; this is encoded by the coding sequence ATGCTTTCCAAATTTTCTGGAAGCCGACAGAACGTAAAATTTGTGTTACTTTTAGGTGTTTTGCTAGGTATTTTAGGGATTTCCCTTTTTCTAGCTGTTTCTATGGGGTCCGTTGCGATTGATCTAGGAGATACCTATCGGATCATTTTGAGCAGATTGGGATTTCCTCTTGAGATAGGAGAGGTTTCCAAGTCCACTCTTGCCATTGTATGGAACATGAGATTCCCTCGAGTATTGTTAGGTCTGATAGTAGGGGCTGGTCTTTCTATGTGTGGTAGCGTGATGCAGTCCACAGTGAACAATCCCATCGCAGAGCCCTATGTCTTAGGAATTTCTGCGGGTGCAACTCTAGGGGCAACTTTGAGCATCATTCTTGGTTTAAAATTGGTGATTAGCCTTGGAGCTTTCCTTGGAGCTATTTTGGCAACAATTGCTGTCCTCATCATTGCCTCTATGCAGGGAAGGATGACGACTTCTAGTCTGATCTTATCAGGAACGGTGGTCAATGCTCTCTTTCTGGCATTTTCCAACTTTATTATCTCAGTTGGCGCTAATGCGGACAGTGTGATGACCATTAAGTTTTGGACCATGGGTTCGCTTGCCGGGACTACTTGGTCTGACATAGTCCTGCCAACTATAGTAGTAGGAATGGCCTTTCTATTTTTCGCTACTCAGTATCGTGTTTTTAATGCGATGATGATGGGAGATGAGGCTGCTTTAACTTTGGGAATTCCCTTACGCTTCTATTGGTATCTTTACGTGACCGTGGTGGCTGTGCTGACAGCTGTCTTGGTGGCTACTTGTGGGATTATTGGATTTGTTGGTCTGATTACTCCTCACTTAGCTCGAGGGTTAGTAGGAACGAATTACAGGAGGCTTTTTCCCGTTGCGACCTTACTGGGTGCCCTCTTTGTCATCTGGGCAGATGTACTCTCTCGTATCATCATTCCAAACGCAGAGTTGCCGATTGGTATTTTCACAGCCTTAGTAGGTGCTCCCTTCTTTATTTACATTGTTGGAGGTAGGCGAAGGGAGGTGAGGGTCTGA
- a CDS encoding phosphoglycerate mutase, giving the protein MVKLVFARHGESEWNKANLFTGWADVDLSEKGTQQAIDAGKLIKEAGIEFDQAYTSVLKRAIKTTNLALEASDQLWVPVEKSWRLNERHYGGLTGKNKAEAAEQFGDEQVHIWRRSYDVLPPNMDRDDEHSAHTDRRYASLDDSVIPDAENLKVTLERALPFWEDKIAPALKDGKNVFVGAHGNSIRALVKHIKRLSDDEIMDVEIPNFPPLVFEFDEKLNVVSEYYLGK; this is encoded by the coding sequence ATGGTAAAATTGGTTTTTGCTCGCCACGGTGAGTCTGAATGGAACAAAGCTAACCTTTTCACTGGTTGGGCTGATGTTGATTTGTCTGAAAAAGGAACACAACAAGCGATTGACGCTGGTAAATTGATCAAAGAAGCTGGTATCGAATTTGACCAAGCTTACACTTCAGTATTGAAACGTGCGATCAAAACAACAAACTTGGCTCTTGAAGCTTCTGACCAATTGTGGGTTCCAGTTGAAAAATCATGGCGCTTGAACGAACGTCACTACGGTGGTTTGACTGGTAAAAACAAGGCTGAAGCTGCTGAACAATTTGGTGATGAGCAAGTTCACATCTGGCGTCGTTCATACGATGTATTGCCTCCAAACATGGACCGTGACGATGAGCACTCAGCTCACACTGACCGTCGTTACGCTTCACTTGATGACTCAGTTATCCCAGATGCTGAAAACTTGAAAGTGACTTTGGAACGTGCCCTTCCATTCTGGGAAGACAAAATCGCTCCAGCACTTAAAGATGGTAAAAACGTATTCGTAGGAGCTCACGGTAACTCAATCCGTGCCCTTGTAAAACACATCAAACGCTTGTCAGACGACGAAATCATGGACGTGGAAATCCCTAACTTCCCACCATTGGTATTCGAATTTGACGAAAAATTGAACGTAGTTTCTGAATACTACCTTGGAAAATAA
- the rpsO gene encoding 30S ribosomal protein S15 — MAISKEKKNEIIAQYARHEGDTGSVEVQVAVLTWEINHLNEHIKQHKKDHATYRGLMKKIGRRRNLLAYLRKNDVNRYRELINSLGLRR, encoded by the coding sequence ATGGCAATCTCAAAAGAGAAAAAAAATGAAATCATCGCACAATATGCACGTCACGAAGGTGATACAGGTTCAGTAGAGGTTCAAGTTGCTGTCCTTACTTGGGAAATCAACCACCTTAACGAACACATCAAACAACACAAAAAAGACCACGCTACTTACCGTGGATTGATGAAGAAAATCGGTCGCCGTCGTAACTTGCTTGCATACTTGCGTAAAAACGACGTTAACCGTTACCGTGAGTTAATCAACTCTCTTGGACTTCGTCGTTAA
- a CDS encoding ABC transporter ATP-binding protein, which translates to MAYIEMKHSYKRYQVGDTEIVANHDVNFEIEKGELVIILGASGAGKSTVLNLLGGMDTNDEGEIWIDGANIANYSSHQRTNYRREDVGFVFQFYNLVSNLTAKENVELASEIVTDALEPEQVLTDVGLAYRLNNFPAQLSGGEQQRVSIARAVAKNPKILLCDEPTGALDYQTGKQVLKILQDMSRQKGATVIIVTHNGALAPIADRVIHMRDATVKGMTINDHPQDIDTLEY; encoded by the coding sequence ATGGCTTATATTGAAATGAAACACAGCTACAAGCGTTATCAGGTTGGGGATACGGAGATTGTGGCTAATCATGATGTGAATTTTGAAATTGAAAAAGGGGAGCTGGTTATCATACTTGGTGCTTCAGGTGCTGGAAAATCAACCGTTCTCAATCTCCTAGGAGGTATGGATACCAATGATGAGGGGGAGATTTGGATTGATGGTGCCAATATTGCCAACTATAGTTCGCACCAACGAACAAACTATCGTCGTGAAGATGTAGGTTTTGTTTTTCAGTTTTATAATCTAGTTTCCAATCTGACAGCCAAGGAAAATGTGGAACTGGCTTCAGAAATCGTGACAGATGCCTTAGAACCTGAGCAGGTCTTGACAGATGTAGGTTTGGCTTATCGCCTCAATAACTTTCCAGCCCAGCTTTCTGGAGGGGAGCAACAGCGAGTCTCCATTGCACGCGCTGTAGCCAAAAATCCTAAAATTCTCCTCTGTGATGAACCGACTGGTGCCTTGGATTATCAGACGGGGAAGCAAGTCTTGAAGATTCTCCAAGACATGTCTCGTCAAAAAGGAGCGACGGTGATTATCGTGACCCACAATGGTGCGCTAGCCCCTATTGCAGATCGCGTGATTCATATGCGCGATGCTACAGTTAAGGGCATGACGATCAATGATCATCCGCAGGATATCGATACATTGGAGTATTAG
- a CDS encoding CadD family cadmium resistance transporter, giving the protein MGQTIISAIGVYISTSIDYLIILIILFAQLSQNKQKWHIYAGQYLGTGLLVGASLVAAYVVNFVPEEWMVGLLGLIPIYLGIRFAIVGEGEEEEEEIIERLEQSKANQLFWTVTLLTIASGGDNLGIYIPYFASLDWSQTLVALLVFVIGIIIFCEISRMLSSIPLIFETIEKYERIIVPIVFILLGLYIMYENGTIETFLIVEIFFH; this is encoded by the coding sequence ATGGGACAGACAATCATATCTGCTATTGGTGTTTATATTTCCACCAGTATCGATTATTTAATTATTTTAATTATTTTATTTGCACAGCTATCACAGAATAAACAGAAATGGCATATTTATGCGGGGCAATATCTAGGAACAGGCTTACTTGTAGGGGCGAGTTTAGTTGCTGCTTATGTCGTTAATTTCGTGCCTGAAGAATGGATGGTTGGATTGCTTGGTTTAATCCCTATCTATTTAGGGATTCGCTTTGCAATTGTTGGAGAAGGTGAGGAAGAAGAGGAAGAAATTATTGAAAGATTAGAACAAAGCAAGGCAAATCAACTGTTTTGGACAGTTACATTGCTGACAATTGCGTCTGGCGGAGATAATTTAGGTATCTATATACCTTATTTTGCTTCGTTAGATTGGTCACAGACCCTCGTGGCGTTGCTTGTGTTTGTAATCGGCATAATTATCTTTTGCGAGATTAGTCGGATGTTATCCTCTATTCCGTTAATATTCGAGACAATTGAAAAATACGAGCGAATCATTGTGCCCATAGTATTCATTCTACTTGGACTATACATCATGTATGAAAATGGCACGATAGAGACTTTTCTGATCGTGGAGATTTTTTTTCACTAG
- a CDS encoding TetR/AcrR family transcriptional regulator, with translation MVQKRKTTTKEDIKEALIQLLSEEKFENISISKLCKRAGINRGTFYLHYEDKYQMIDSFKSEIISQLYIFLEKERESPRKFMLANFYILRSNERLINALSQSHYIDFRGAIREFLSSIILTENQKERTRHFLSENFQIPHKYALEIFLSSIEGIISLWIAGGAQEEPEEITDMILSTYNYEYWSYASKED, from the coding sequence ATGGTTCAGAAACGAAAAACTACTACTAAGGAAGACATCAAGGAAGCTTTGATTCAGTTGCTATCAGAGGAGAAATTTGAAAATATATCAATTAGTAAGCTCTGCAAACGGGCAGGAATTAATAGGGGAACTTTCTATCTACACTATGAAGATAAATATCAAATGATTGATAGTTTTAAAAGTGAAATTATTTCCCAGCTCTACATTTTTTTAGAAAAAGAAAGAGAATCGCCTAGAAAGTTTATGTTAGCAAATTTCTATATATTACGTTCGAACGAACGCCTTATCAACGCCTTGTCCCAAAGTCATTACATAGACTTTCGTGGTGCAATTCGTGAATTTCTAAGTAGCATTATTCTAACTGAAAATCAAAAAGAAAGGACTCGTCATTTCTTATCAGAAAACTTCCAAATTCCTCACAAATACGCTTTGGAAATCTTTTTATCAAGTATTGAAGGGATTATTTCTCTTTGGATTGCTGGGGGAGCTCAAGAAGAACCAGAAGAAATCACGGATATGATTTTATCAACCTATAACTACGAATACTGGAGCTACGCATCAAAAGAAGATTAA
- a CDS encoding FtsX-like permease family protein translates to MKKTYRKDLFQSVTTSKGRFVSILTLMMLGSLALVGLKVASPNMERTAGDYLRKVNTLDLAVIADYGLDKEDQDELKTLQGASVEFGYMADLTVENGEEAVRLYSKPESISTFQVTEGRLPEADGEIALADFWKDRYQIGQTITFTKKEEKSIVKSQTFTITGFVQSGEILSKEDLGSASSGNGNLTGYGVILPSQFDSDVYSIARVRYDDLKNLDTFSSDYKTKRTQHQEELQELLADNGQKRLASIKTNGQKSLKDGKEQLQTAESNLENGKSQLEQTESHLKMQEEQATALPEPQKSQAEGQLTKAKEELATKKDKLAQTESDLTKEKEKLEQRQKELDELAEPKYHVYNRETIPGGQGYLMYSNVSTSIRSIGNVFPVVLYMVAAMVTFTTMTRFVDEERTNAGIFKALGYRNRDIVAKFVLYGFLAGTVGAIIGTLLGHYLLAGVISDVITAGMVVGKSQEYFYWSYSLLALALSWVSSVLPAYLVARRELHDEAAQLLLPKPPVKGSKILLERLSFIWNRLSFTHKVTARNIFRYKQRMLMTIFGVAGSMALLFAGLGIQSSVGGVSERQFEQIQQYQMIVAEKSSASEQEKADLESALQAESIHAYQKIYSKTIEKDFKGKAGLQTITIMVTRREDFKPFIALQENGQEVEFTDGAVVSQKLAQLADVNVGDKLELDGKEIKVSAISENYVGHFVYLNRATYEQVYGTSPKDNTYLVKLKEPTLSNTEKEAAVFMKKAAVSGVVQNATAIHLFESVANSLNKTMAILVLVSVLLAIVILYNLTNINVAERIRELSTIKVLGFHNKEVTLYIYRETIVLSLVGIVLGLVAGYYLHQFLIQMISPATILFYPRVSWEVYALPIVAVTVILALLGLFVNHHLRKVDMLEALKSVE, encoded by the coding sequence ATGAAAAAAACATATCGAAAAGACCTATTTCAGTCAGTGACGACTTCAAAGGGACGCTTTGTTTCTATCTTGACCTTGATGATGCTGGGTTCTTTAGCCCTAGTAGGTCTCAAAGTAGCCAGTCCAAATATGGAACGTACGGCAGGGGATTATCTCCGTAAAGTCAATACCCTGGATCTGGCCGTAATAGCTGATTATGGCTTGGACAAAGAAGACCAAGACGAACTAAAGACCCTTCAAGGAGCAAGTGTTGAGTTTGGCTATATGGCAGACCTAACCGTTGAAAATGGTGAGGAAGCAGTTCGACTTTATTCCAAACCAGAGAGCATTTCAACCTTTCAAGTGACAGAAGGGCGACTGCCAGAAGCTGATGGGGAAATTGCTCTAGCCGACTTCTGGAAAGACCGCTATCAGATTGGGCAGACCATTACCTTTACTAAGAAAGAAGAAAAGTCCATCGTAAAATCCCAAACTTTTACAATTACTGGATTTGTTCAGTCGGGTGAGATTCTTTCTAAAGAAGATTTAGGAAGTGCTAGTAGTGGAAATGGCAACCTGACTGGCTATGGAGTAATTTTACCCAGTCAGTTTGACTCAGATGTTTATAGTATTGCGCGTGTGCGCTATGACGATTTAAAAAATCTGGATACTTTTTCATCAGACTATAAGACCAAACGAACCCAACACCAGGAAGAGTTGCAAGAATTGCTGGCCGATAATGGTCAAAAAAGATTAGCAAGTATCAAAACAAATGGGCAAAAGAGCCTGAAAGATGGGAAAGAACAGCTCCAAACTGCTGAAAGCAACCTTGAAAATGGCAAGAGCCAGTTAGAGCAGACCGAAAGTCACTTGAAAATGCAAGAAGAACAAGCGACCGCTTTACCAGAACCACAAAAGAGTCAAGCCGAGGGACAGCTGACAAAAGCTAAGGAAGAACTGGCGACAAAAAAAGACAAACTGGCTCAGACAGAGAGTGATTTAACTAAGGAAAAAGAGAAGCTAGAACAGCGTCAGAAAGAGCTGGATGAACTGGCAGAGCCGAAATACCACGTATACAATCGCGAAACCATACCAGGCGGACAAGGTTACCTCATGTACAGCAATGTATCAACAAGTATCCGTTCTATCGGAAATGTTTTCCCAGTGGTGCTTTATATGGTCGCTGCAATGGTGACCTTTACAACGATGACTCGCTTTGTAGACGAAGAGCGCACCAACGCCGGTATTTTTAAGGCCTTGGGTTACAGGAACAGAGATATAGTTGCAAAGTTTGTCCTCTATGGTTTTCTTGCAGGAACTGTGGGAGCCATTATAGGAACGCTTCTTGGACATTATCTCCTTGCAGGCGTCATTTCGGATGTTATAACAGCTGGAATGGTCGTTGGGAAAAGCCAGGAGTATTTTTACTGGTCTTATAGCCTCCTTGCCCTAGCCTTGAGTTGGGTATCCAGTGTCTTGCCAGCTTATCTGGTGGCGCGGAGGGAATTACACGATGAAGCAGCCCAACTCTTACTCCCAAAACCTCCCGTTAAGGGATCAAAGATTTTGCTGGAACGCCTGAGCTTTATTTGGAATCGTCTGAGCTTTACTCATAAGGTTACGGCAAGAAATATTTTCCGTTATAAGCAACGGATGTTGATGACCATTTTTGGAGTTGCAGGTTCGATGGCTCTCTTATTTGCCGGTCTTGGCATTCAGTCTTCTGTAGGAGGAGTTTCCGAGCGCCAATTTGAACAAATCCAGCAATACCAGATGATTGTAGCAGAAAAGAGCAGTGCGAGTGAGCAAGAAAAAGCAGATTTAGAAAGTGCCTTGCAAGCTGAATCGATCCATGCTTATCAAAAGATTTACTCTAAAACCATTGAAAAAGATTTCAAAGGAAAAGCAGGACTTCAGACTATCACCATAATGGTCACAAGAAGAGAAGACTTCAAGCCTTTTATCGCATTACAGGAAAATGGGCAAGAGGTGGAGTTCACTGATGGAGCTGTCGTGAGTCAAAAACTAGCTCAACTAGCAGATGTTAATGTTGGAGATAAGCTAGAGCTTGATGGGAAAGAAATCAAGGTCTCGGCGATTTCTGAAAACTACGTTGGACACTTTGTTTATCTCAACCGAGCGACGTATGAACAAGTCTACGGCACCAGTCCGAAAGACAATACCTACCTAGTGAAATTAAAAGAGCCGACACTATCCAATACGGAGAAAGAAGCTGCTGTCTTTATGAAAAAAGCTGCTGTTTCTGGGGTGGTCCAAAATGCAACGGCTATCCACCTCTTTGAATCTGTAGCCAATTCTCTCAATAAAACCATGGCAATCCTTGTCCTTGTTTCCGTCTTACTAGCCATTGTCATTCTTTACAATCTCACCAATATCAATGTGGCAGAACGTATCCGCGAACTTTCCACTATCAAGGTTCTCGGTTTCCACAATAAAGAAGTGACCCTCTATATCTACCGCGAGACCATAGTGCTATCCCTTGTGGGGATTGTTCTCGGTTTGGTAGCAGGCTACTATTTACATCAATTTTTGATACAAATGATTTCACCTGCCACCATACTTTTTTATCCACGAGTCAGCTGGGAAGTCTATGCTCTTCCAATCGTCGCAGTGACTGTAATCTTAGCCTTACTGGGCCTCTTTGTCAATCACCACTTGAGAAAAGTAGATATGCTCGAAGCCCTGAAATCAGTAGAGTAA